A window of Pirellulales bacterium contains these coding sequences:
- a CDS encoding YggS family pyridoxal phosphate-dependent enzyme, which translates to MTCDPRAIIADNIAQLRDEIAQAATDAGRKPGDVRLVAVSKYVDAATTALVLAAGCADLGESRPQQLWDKAADPALAGARWHLVGHLQRNKLRRTLALGALLHGVDSERLLAALEEEAAAQGITAQALLQVNCSGEAAKSGFAPEELSRALEFAATLAHVDIRGLMTMAAHDGNLVTARRNFAALRELRDREQACLPAGISLAELSMGMSDDFPAAIAEGATLVRVGSRLFQGLS; encoded by the coding sequence ATGACGTGCGACCCGCGAGCGATCATCGCCGACAACATCGCGCAGCTTCGCGACGAGATCGCCCAGGCGGCGACGGATGCGGGCCGCAAGCCGGGCGACGTGCGACTCGTGGCAGTCAGCAAGTACGTCGATGCAGCGACGACGGCGCTGGTTCTGGCGGCCGGGTGCGCGGACCTCGGCGAGAGCCGTCCGCAACAACTGTGGGACAAGGCTGCCGACCCCGCGCTGGCCGGCGCGAGGTGGCATCTTGTGGGGCATTTGCAGCGGAACAAGCTGCGCCGCACGCTCGCGCTCGGGGCGCTGCTTCACGGCGTGGACAGCGAGCGCTTGCTGGCGGCGCTCGAAGAGGAAGCGGCCGCACAGGGGATCACGGCGCAAGCCTTGCTGCAAGTCAATTGCTCGGGCGAGGCCGCCAAGAGCGGATTCGCGCCCGAGGAGCTGTCGCGGGCGCTTGAGTTTGCGGCGACCTTGGCGCACGTCGACATTCGCGGGCTCATGACCATGGCCGCTCACGACGGCAACCTCGTCACGGCCCGGCGGAACTTCGCGGCGCTGCGCGAGCTGCGCGATCGCGAGCAAGCTTGCTTGCCGGCGGGGATTTCGCTCGCGGAACTGTCGATGGGGATGAGCGACGACTTCCCCGCCGCGATCGCCGAAGGGGCGACGCTGGTTCGCGTCGGTTCGCGGCTGTTTCAAGGATTGTCGTGA
- a CDS encoding YggU family protein: protein MQAVAEGVVVPVRVRPGSSREGLAGVHDGALRVHVHAPPEGGKANKSVVAVLAKAFGLAKGDVEILAGATSSQKRVLLRGATLEICRNRIGELTGDGR, encoded by the coding sequence CTGCAAGCCGTCGCCGAGGGGGTCGTCGTGCCGGTGCGCGTAAGGCCCGGCTCGAGTCGCGAAGGGTTGGCCGGAGTCCACGACGGCGCCCTGCGGGTGCATGTCCACGCCCCGCCCGAAGGGGGCAAGGCGAACAAATCGGTCGTCGCCGTGCTGGCGAAGGCGTTCGGGCTCGCCAAGGGGGACGTCGAAATCCTCGCCGGAGCGACAAGCTCGCAGAAACGGGTCCTGCTGCGCGGCGCCACGCTGGAAATCTGCAGGAACCGCATCGGCGAATTGACGGGCGACGGCCGATAG
- a CDS encoding efflux RND transporter periplasmic adaptor subunit: MKALTEKLVHYGVLVVLTIVSGWVMWKLSARGQEQAGAGKLPIRPLAASATPKALVTVLPMTPRMCEVTETFAGVVRPWERFSVGFEVGGRVLTLGTDAGGAPLDEGDRVEAGQALAVLDDRVLRAQRAEAMARIELATTELERLQDARRRNPGAVSETVLQTAVTDRTLAEAQLEMATKNLEDATLRSPVVATISRRLVNPGESVSPNQIVFELLQNEEMLLVVSVPESRIRELQQRQVAVEKNRRAAALTAASATGRAADARNEDAVFRAHVRLEGRDQFGRPWPQIDGEVYRIAEASDPQTTLFAVEVRLPNEDRLLRPGMVGTARIVVDRIQGYEIPSSAILYRQNRAFVFAVESQNAPLEMLYWSLGTTPVHFARRVELPHWSDQGSVVVAPTESTSLSNVITRGQFRLSDGQAVRIANELPPLEEGVAESSVEVRSTQAAGGRTL, from the coding sequence ATGAAAGCCCTGACCGAGAAGCTCGTTCACTACGGCGTGCTCGTGGTGCTGACGATCGTGTCGGGCTGGGTCATGTGGAAGCTCAGCGCCCGGGGCCAAGAGCAAGCGGGGGCGGGCAAGTTGCCGATTCGCCCGCTGGCGGCGTCGGCGACCCCCAAGGCGCTGGTGACCGTCCTGCCCATGACGCCCCGCATGTGCGAGGTGACCGAGACCTTCGCCGGCGTCGTGCGCCCGTGGGAGAGGTTCTCGGTGGGGTTCGAAGTCGGGGGCCGCGTGCTGACGCTCGGAACCGACGCTGGCGGCGCTCCGCTCGACGAAGGGGACCGCGTCGAAGCGGGGCAGGCCCTTGCCGTTCTCGATGACCGTGTCCTCCGGGCCCAACGGGCCGAGGCGATGGCCCGCATCGAGTTGGCGACGACCGAGCTCGAACGACTGCAGGACGCTCGCCGTCGCAATCCTGGCGCCGTGAGCGAGACGGTCCTGCAAACCGCCGTCACCGATCGCACGCTTGCCGAAGCGCAGCTCGAGATGGCGACCAAGAATCTTGAGGACGCGACGCTGCGCAGTCCCGTCGTCGCGACCATCTCGCGCCGATTGGTCAACCCGGGCGAGTCGGTCTCCCCGAATCAGATCGTTTTCGAGCTGCTCCAAAACGAGGAAATGCTGCTCGTCGTGAGCGTCCCCGAGTCCCGCATTCGCGAACTGCAGCAGCGGCAGGTGGCGGTCGAGAAGAACCGTCGCGCCGCGGCGCTGACGGCGGCGTCTGCGACCGGGCGAGCCGCGGACGCTCGCAACGAGGACGCGGTGTTTCGGGCCCATGTGCGACTCGAAGGGCGAGACCAGTTCGGGCGCCCCTGGCCGCAGATCGACGGCGAGGTCTATCGCATCGCCGAAGCGTCCGATCCGCAAACGACGCTGTTCGCCGTGGAGGTCCGCTTGCCGAACGAGGATCGGTTGCTGAGGCCCGGCATGGTCGGCACGGCCCGGATCGTGGTGGATCGTATTCAGGGATATGAGATCCCGTCGAGCGCGATCCTGTACCGCCAAAATCGCGCATTCGTGTTTGCGGTCGAGTCTCAAAACGCCCCGCTGGAAATGTTGTACTGGTCGCTGGGAACGACTCCGGTCCATTTTGCCCGTCGCGTCGAGCTGCCGCATTGGTCGGATCAAGGTTCGGTCGTCGTGGCGCCGACCGAGTCGACGTCGCTGTCCAACGTGATCACCCGCGGCCAGTTTCGTCTGTCGGACGGCCAAGCGGTGCGAATCGCCAACGAGCTGCCTCCCTTGGAGGAAGGGGTCGCCGAGAGCTCCGTCGAAGTTCGAAGCACGCAGGCCGCAGGGGGCCGGACGTTGTGA